From the genome of Nicotiana sylvestris chromosome 2, ASM39365v2, whole genome shotgun sequence, one region includes:
- the LOC104212067 gene encoding probable inactive dual specificity protein phosphatase-like At4g18593, whose protein sequence is MEAANNTDVITEAKPQVIYRCKKCRRIVASAEQVVPHEPGEGQKCFKWKKRSNNPWDQEAPQCSSIFVEPMKWMQVVEDGCVQDKLQCLGCKARLGYFNWAGMQCNCGAWINPAFQLHKSRLDECQL, encoded by the exons ATGGAAGCAGCTAATAAcactgatgttattactgaagcAAAACCACAAGTCATATACCGCTGCAAGAAATGTCGAAGGATTGTTGCATCAGCAGAGCAAGTTGTTCCACATGAACCTGGAGAAGGCCAAAAATGCTTCAAGTGGAAAAAGAGAAGCAACAATCCCTGGGATCAGGAGGCACCTCAATGCTCCTCTATTTTTGTTGAGCCCATGAAGTGGATGCAAGTTG TTGAAGATGGTTGTGTTCAAGACAAGCTTCAGTGCCTGGGTTGCAAAGCACGCCTCGGTTACTTCAATTGGGCAGGCATGCAGTGCAATTGTGGAGCATGGATTAACCCCGCATTTCAGCTGCACAAGAGTCGATTAGATGAATGCCAACTTTAA
- the LOC104212071 gene encoding uncharacterized protein produces the protein MAEKEGAIVKRGHEEGLKMAVSLLEEFRLPTGLLPLADVIEAGFVKNTGYMWILQNKKVEHKFKLISKLVSYDTEINGYIDKKRIKKLKGVKAKELMLWPPVNEITVDDPPTGKIQFKSLAGITKTFPVEAFAAGQ, from the coding sequence ATGGCAGAGAAGGAAGGAGCAATTGTGAAAAGGGGGCATGAGGAAGGTTTGAAAATGGCGGTTTCTCTACTCGAAGAATTCAGACTCCCAACAGGGCTTCTCCCTCTTGCTGATGTGATTGAAGCGGGATTCGTGAAGAACACAGGTTATATGTGGATCCTGCAAAATAAAAAAGTTGAACACAAATTCAAGTTGATCAGCAAACTGGTAAGTTATGACACTGAAATAAATGGATACATTGACAAGAAGAGAATCAAGAAGCTTAAGGGAGTGAAGGCTAAGGAACTAATGCTATGGCCTCCAGTTAATGAGATCACTGTGGATGATCCCCCCACTGGCAAGATTCAGTTCAAGAGTCTCGCTGGCATCACCAAAACTTTCCCAGTTGAAGCTTTTGCTGCTGGCCAGTAA